Proteins from a single region of Fusobacterium gonidiaformans ATCC 25563:
- a CDS encoding AAA family ATPase, translating to MLLQFYFSNYRSFEGEAILDMRASGSNELSSHIRVQGNEKILPVSAIYGANASGKSSVFEAFRFMTWCVSNSLSFSKENKGKSQKLNADSFKFSDKVKEPSEFEINYIDSNGKKKLYYTYGFKIGSSEIIEEYLAYNTKTGVKRNEEFTYIFNRKKNEKLYLDSSLEKFKENIEISLKKETLLVSLGAVLNIKEMKQVQDWFFKTEVINFSNSLYGAFFENILPRKADESQEVRRNLVEFINSFDDSIIDIEVEKSSSGDKDEDSYRVYAIHKTKSGNTNRLSFSEESSGTKKMFSLYQTLLDVLEQGGIFFADELDIKLHPLLMRNILLTFTDKEKNKNNAQLIFTTHNTIYMDMDLLRRDEIWFVEKKLGVSSLYSLDDITNEKGEKVRKDSNYEKHYLLGNYGAVPYLKNLLGRY from the coding sequence ATGTTATTACAATTTTATTTCTCAAATTATAGATCCTTTGAAGGAGAAGCGATACTTGATATGAGAGCGAGTGGGAGCAATGAACTCTCATCACATATAAGAGTTCAAGGGAATGAAAAAATCCTTCCTGTATCTGCAATATATGGAGCAAATGCAAGTGGGAAATCTTCAGTTTTTGAAGCTTTTCGGTTTATGACGTGGTGTGTATCTAATTCTCTTTCTTTTTCAAAAGAAAACAAAGGAAAATCCCAAAAGCTAAATGCAGATTCTTTTAAGTTCAGTGATAAAGTGAAAGAACCTAGTGAGTTTGAAATAAACTATATTGATAGCAACGGAAAGAAAAAATTGTATTATACATACGGTTTCAAAATAGGGAGTTCAGAAATTATAGAAGAGTATCTTGCTTATAATACAAAAACTGGTGTAAAAAGAAATGAAGAGTTTACATATATTTTTAACCGAAAAAAAAATGAAAAATTATATTTGGATTCATCTCTTGAAAAGTTTAAAGAAAATATTGAAATTTCTTTAAAAAAGGAAACATTGCTGGTATCTTTAGGAGCTGTTTTGAACATAAAAGAAATGAAACAAGTTCAAGATTGGTTTTTTAAAACGGAAGTTATTAATTTTAGTAATTCACTATATGGAGCTTTTTTTGAAAATATTCTTCCTAGAAAAGCAGATGAAAGTCAAGAAGTTAGGAGAAATTTAGTTGAATTTATTAACTCTTTTGATGATTCTATTATTGATATAGAAGTAGAAAAATCTTCTTCTGGAGACAAAGATGAGGATAGTTATAGGGTTTACGCTATTCATAAAACCAAGAGTGGAAATACAAATAGATTATCTTTTTCTGAAGAGTCGTCCGGTACGAAGAAGATGTTTTCGCTATATCAAACTTTATTAGATGTTTTAGAACAAGGAGGAATATTTTTTGCAGATGAACTGGATATTAAACTACATCCTCTTTTGATGAGAAATATTTTACTTACATTTACAGATAAAGAAAAAAATAAGAATAATGCTCAATTAATATTTACAACGCATAATACGATATATATGGATATGGATTTACTAAGAAGAGATGAAATATGGTTTGTAGAGAAAAAACTAGGAGTATCAAGTTTATATTCTTTAGATGATATTACAAATGAAAAAGGAGAAAAAGTTCGTAAAGATTCTAATTATGAAAAACATTATTTACTTGGAAATTATGGTGCTGTACCTTACTTAAAAAATTTATTAGGGAGGTATTAG
- a CDS encoding M42 family metallopeptidase, with the protein MNVDINYILDLTEELLSIPSPVGYTHLGIARIAEELDKFGIRYEYTKKGAILAFVEGENREYRKMISAHIDTLGAVVRNVKANGRLELTNTGGYAWGSVEGENVLVHTLSGKVYEGTLLPVKASVHTYGDVARELPRIEENMEVRIDEDVKTAEDILKLGILQGDFVSYETRTRRLANGYIKSRYLDDKLCIAQVFGYLKYLADTASKPKSDLYIYFSNFEEIGHGVSLFPEDLDEFISIDIGLAAADAHGDEKKVNIIAKDSRSPYDFVLRKKLVEAAEAADIPYTVSVNYRYGSDATTAILQGFDFKYACIGPSVDASHHYERTHNDGIIATVDLMIAYL; encoded by the coding sequence GTGAACGTAGATATCAATTACATTTTAGATTTAACAGAAGAATTATTATCCATTCCAAGTCCTGTGGGATACACTCATTTAGGAATTGCTAGAATTGCAGAGGAATTAGATAAGTTTGGAATTCGTTATGAATATACTAAAAAAGGAGCTATCCTAGCTTTTGTGGAAGGAGAAAATCGAGAGTATCGAAAAATGATTTCCGCTCATATTGATACTTTGGGAGCAGTAGTACGAAATGTGAAAGCAAATGGACGATTGGAACTTACGAACACAGGAGGATATGCTTGGGGCTCTGTGGAAGGAGAAAATGTATTAGTGCATACTCTTTCCGGAAAAGTGTATGAAGGGACTTTGTTACCTGTGAAAGCTTCTGTTCATACCTATGGAGATGTGGCAAGAGAATTACCAAGAATTGAAGAAAATATGGAAGTTCGTATTGATGAAGATGTCAAAACGGCCGAAGATATTTTGAAGTTGGGAATTTTACAAGGAGATTTTGTATCTTATGAAACAAGAACAAGACGACTTGCCAATGGATATATTAAATCTCGATATTTAGACGATAAACTTTGTATTGCACAAGTGTTTGGATATTTAAAATACTTAGCAGATACTGCTTCAAAACCAAAATCAGACTTGTATATTTACTTCTCTAATTTTGAAGAAATCGGACATGGAGTATCTTTATTTCCGGAAGATTTAGATGAATTTATTTCCATTGATATCGGACTGGCTGCAGCAGATGCTCATGGTGATGAAAAGAAAGTGAATATCATTGCGAAAGACAGTCGAAGTCCTTATGACTTTGTATTAAGAAAAAAATTAGTAGAGGCAGCGGAAGCAGCAGACATTCCGTATACAGTAAGTGTAAACTATCGTTATGGTTCTGATGCAACGACTGCAATCTTACAGGGCTTTGATTTTAAATATGCTTGTATCGGACCAAGTGTCGATGCATCCCATCACTATGAAAGAACACATAATGATGGAATTATTGCAACCGTGGATTTGATGATTGCATACTTATAA
- a CDS encoding ABC transporter substrate-binding protein, with product MKKVFTLLLGLLAVLFVACGEKQSNTEGQEKVVVVSQGAKPKSLDPYMYNEIPGLAVTRQFYDSLFKKEDDGSITPLLAESYEYKTPTELWITLRQGVKFHNGDILTVDDVLFSFQRMKETPASAIMISDIEKVEAVDDKTFKIILKQSSAPLLFSLSHPLTSILNKKYVEEHQGNISTEPMGTGPYKFVSWGDGEKIEMAAFDDYFRGRAKVDKVIFREIIEDSSRLAALETGEIDIAYDMTAIDSGTIEAKDNLVLISEPTTAVEYICLNNQKSPFDNKLFRKALDYAIDRQSIVDSVYMGRAKITNSIVNPNVFGFYDGLNKFTFDPEKAKELIAESGIKNPKFTLSINEGSDRQQAAQIIQANLRDVGIDMQIQILEWGTYLQSTAEGKFEAFLGGWMSGTSDADIVLFPLLDTKSFGSAGNRARYSNPAFDKLVEDARSELDVEKRKELYKEAQLILQEDTPMTIMYAKNKNIGVNKRIKGFIYDPTNVHSLYTLEIAE from the coding sequence ATGAAGAAAGTATTTACATTATTACTTGGATTGTTAGCTGTTCTTTTTGTTGCTTGTGGGGAAAAGCAATCAAATACAGAAGGACAGGAAAAAGTAGTCGTTGTGTCACAAGGGGCAAAACCTAAGAGTTTGGATCCTTATATGTATAACGAAATTCCCGGACTTGCCGTTACAAGACAATTTTATGATAGCCTATTTAAAAAAGAAGACGATGGAAGTATTACTCCATTGCTTGCAGAAAGTTATGAATATAAGACACCGACAGAACTTTGGATTACTTTAAGACAAGGGGTAAAATTCCATAATGGAGATATTTTAACCGTAGATGATGTTTTGTTTAGTTTTCAACGTATGAAAGAAACACCGGCTTCTGCCATTATGATTTCTGATATTGAGAAAGTAGAAGCAGTGGATGATAAAACCTTTAAAATTATTTTAAAACAAAGTTCGGCTCCACTATTGTTTAGCTTATCTCATCCGTTGACTTCTATTTTAAATAAAAAATATGTAGAAGAACACCAAGGAAATATTTCAACAGAACCTATGGGAACAGGACCTTATAAATTTGTTTCTTGGGGAGATGGAGAAAAAATTGAAATGGCAGCCTTTGATGATTATTTCCGAGGAAGAGCAAAAGTGGATAAGGTTATCTTCCGAGAAATTATTGAAGATAGTAGTCGTTTGGCAGCATTGGAAACCGGAGAAATTGACATTGCTTATGATATGACAGCGATTGATTCCGGAACGATTGAAGCGAAAGATAACTTGGTTTTAATTTCAGAACCGACAACTGCAGTGGAATATATTTGTTTAAATAACCAAAAATCACCATTTGATAATAAACTATTCCGTAAGGCTTTGGACTATGCCATTGACAGACAAAGTATTGTAGATTCCGTGTATATGGGAAGAGCGAAAATTACAAATTCGATTGTAAACCCAAATGTATTCGGTTTCTATGACGGTTTAAACAAATTTACTTTTGATCCGGAAAAAGCAAAGGAATTGATTGCAGAATCCGGAATTAAAAATCCGAAATTTACTTTATCTATCAATGAAGGATCTGACAGACAACAAGCAGCTCAAATCATTCAAGCAAACTTACGAGATGTTGGAATTGATATGCAAATTCAAATTTTAGAATGGGGAACTTATTTACAAAGTACTGCGGAAGGAAAATTTGAAGCTTTCTTAGGTGGATGGATGTCAGGAACTTCCGATGCAGATATCGTATTGTTCCCATTATTAGATACAAAATCTTTTGGAAGTGCCGGAAACAGAGCTAGATACTCAAATCCTGCCTTTGATAAATTAGTAGAAGATGCTAGAAGCGAATTAGATGTAGAAAAGAGAAAAGAGCTATACAAAGAAGCACAATTGATTCTTCAAGAAGATACCCCTATGACAATTATGTATGCAAAGAATAAAAATATAGGAGTAAATAAAAGAATAAAAGGATTCATTTATGATCCGACGAATGTACATAGCTTATACACTTTGGAAATTGCAGAATAA
- a CDS encoding DUF2147 domain-containing protein codes for MKTILLGMLLLGSVAYAKVEDVLGTWITEKADTGNQIIVEIYQAQNGKYNGRVLELTMPIYTEGEYQGKERMDLQNPNPQLKHRKLVGIDFVSNFDYNEGKDKFENGNIYSPINGKTYHSYMQLQKDGRLLVKGSIDKSGLIGKKQYWTRYKK; via the coding sequence ATGAAAACGATTTTATTAGGAATGTTATTATTAGGAAGTGTTGCCTATGCGAAAGTAGAAGATGTATTGGGAACCTGGATTACAGAAAAAGCAGATACAGGAAACCAAATTATTGTAGAAATTTATCAGGCACAGAATGGAAAATATAATGGAAGAGTTTTAGAACTTACCATGCCGATATATACAGAAGGAGAATATCAAGGGAAAGAGAGAATGGATTTACAAAACCCGAATCCACAGTTAAAGCACAGAAAATTAGTAGGAATTGATTTTGTAAGTAACTTTGATTATAACGAGGGAAAAGACAAATTTGAAAATGGAAATATCTATTCTCCTATCAATGGGAAAACATATCATAGTTATATGCAATTACAAAAAGATGGAAGATTGTTAGTGAAAGGAAGCATCGATAAATCAGGGTTAATTGGTAAAAAACAATATTGGACAAGATATAAAAAATAA
- a CDS encoding cation-translocating P-type ATPase: MASVKGLTTEQVKKLQEQYGKNALIEEEKESIFLVFLKQFKDALVMILIAASIVSAVSGNIESTFVIILVLIVNAVIGTVQHVKAQKSMDSLRKLSAPKSKVMRDGNKVEIDAFDLVPGDLVFVEAGDIIPADAKIIESYSLLVNENSLTGESNSVEKSPSAEDMSDLPLGDRTNVVYSGSLVNYGRAVIQITKIGMETEIGNIAKLLGETKEKMTPLQKALDSFGKNLTIVILVLCALIFGIYVYHGNSIMESLLFAIALAVAAIPEGLNPIITIVLSLETQKLAKQNAIVKELKSVESLGSISIICSDKTGTLTQNKMTVKKLYLDAKVLQETALQAENTTHKMMLEECIFCSDATETVGDPTETALVVLAANYGHDVQALKEEHPRLSEIPFDSDRKLMSAVYTKEDKYIMYTKGALDSLLPRLVKIDIDGEVRDITEADIERIKLVNEKFAEDGMRVLSFGYRYMKSKDITLFDEEKYVFLGLVGMIDPPREESIQAVAECRRAGIKPIMITGDHKITARTIARQIGIFEEGDLVLEGVDVEKLSQEELIEMVPKVSVYARVSPEHKIRIVSAWQSLGKICAMTGDGVNDAPALKRADIGIAMGITGTEVSKNAASLILADDNFSTIVKAITIGRNIYRNIKNSIGFLLSGNMAAILAVVYASFANLPVIFSAVQLLFINLLTDSLPAIAVGVEPGNEDVLDEKPRDPKEGILTRDFLQRISLEGILITIFIVIAFHIGLAGGNALKGSTMAFSVLCLARLFHGFNYRGKRNVFAIGLLKNKMAIAAFFIGFVLLNGVLFTPALYKTFGIAALNLEQYLMIYVLAFFPTVILQIVKWIKYR, translated from the coding sequence ATGGCGAGTGTAAAAGGTTTGACGACAGAACAAGTCAAAAAGCTACAAGAACAATATGGAAAAAATGCCTTGATAGAAGAAGAAAAGGAAAGTATTTTTCTTGTATTTTTAAAACAATTTAAAGATGCTTTGGTGATGATTTTAATTGCAGCCTCTATTGTATCTGCTGTTTCTGGAAATATAGAGAGTACCTTTGTAATTATTTTAGTCTTGATTGTGAATGCTGTCATTGGAACGGTACAGCATGTGAAGGCACAGAAATCCATGGATAGTTTGCGGAAATTATCAGCACCAAAGTCCAAGGTTATGAGAGATGGAAATAAAGTAGAGATTGATGCTTTTGATTTAGTTCCGGGAGATTTAGTATTTGTAGAAGCAGGAGATATTATCCCAGCAGATGCAAAAATTATTGAATCCTATTCTCTCTTAGTCAATGAAAATTCTTTGACAGGAGAGTCCAATTCTGTTGAAAAAAGTCCTAGTGCTGAAGATATGTCTGATTTGCCTTTAGGAGATAGAACCAATGTGGTGTATTCCGGAAGTTTAGTAAATTATGGGCGAGCTGTGATTCAAATTACAAAAATTGGGATGGAGACAGAAATTGGAAATATTGCAAAATTATTAGGAGAAACAAAGGAGAAAATGACTCCTTTGCAAAAAGCTTTGGATAGTTTTGGAAAGAATTTAACCATAGTGATCCTAGTCTTGTGTGCTTTGATTTTTGGAATTTATGTATACCATGGAAATTCTATTATGGAATCTTTATTATTTGCAATTGCTTTAGCGGTTGCAGCAATTCCTGAGGGATTAAACCCCATCATCACCATAGTATTATCTTTAGAAACACAAAAGCTGGCAAAGCAAAATGCTATTGTCAAAGAACTAAAATCTGTGGAATCTTTAGGATCGATTTCCATTATTTGTTCTGATAAGACAGGAACGTTAACACAAAATAAAATGACGGTAAAAAAATTATATTTAGATGCTAAGGTTTTACAGGAAACAGCTTTACAAGCGGAAAATACTACACATAAAATGATGTTGGAAGAATGTATTTTCTGTTCAGATGCCACAGAAACCGTGGGAGATCCTACGGAAACAGCTTTGGTAGTACTTGCAGCAAACTATGGACATGATGTACAAGCTTTAAAAGAAGAACATCCAAGATTATCAGAAATTCCATTTGATTCGGATCGTAAATTGATGAGTGCAGTCTATACCAAAGAAGATAAATACATTATGTATACGAAAGGGGCTTTGGATAGTCTATTACCTCGATTAGTGAAAATTGATATTGATGGAGAAGTACGAGATATTACAGAAGCAGATATTGAAAGAATTAAATTAGTCAATGAAAAATTTGCCGAAGATGGAATGAGAGTATTAAGCTTTGGATACCGATATATGAAGTCAAAAGATATTACTCTCTTTGACGAAGAAAAATATGTATTCTTAGGACTTGTTGGAATGATAGATCCTCCAAGAGAAGAATCCATTCAAGCAGTTGCCGAATGTAGACGAGCTGGAATTAAACCGATTATGATTACAGGAGATCATAAAATTACAGCAAGAACCATTGCAAGACAAATTGGGATTTTTGAAGAAGGAGATCTAGTATTGGAAGGAGTCGATGTGGAAAAACTTTCTCAAGAAGAATTGATTGAAATGGTTCCTAAGGTATCTGTTTATGCAAGAGTTTCTCCGGAACATAAGATTCGTATCGTTTCTGCTTGGCAAAGTCTAGGGAAAATTTGTGCTATGACAGGAGATGGCGTAAATGATGCTCCTGCATTAAAAAGAGCAGATATTGGAATTGCTATGGGAATTACAGGGACAGAAGTTTCTAAGAATGCAGCTTCTTTAATTTTAGCAGATGATAATTTCTCTACCATAGTCAAAGCGATTACGATAGGAAGAAACATTTATCGAAATATTAAAAACTCTATCGGATTTTTATTATCGGGAAATATGGCAGCTATTTTGGCAGTTGTTTATGCTTCTTTTGCGAATTTACCTGTCATCTTCTCAGCTGTACAGTTACTATTTATCAACTTATTAACCGATAGCTTACCGGCGATTGCGGTGGGAGTAGAACCCGGAAATGAAGATGTCTTGGATGAAAAACCAAGAGATCCCAAAGAAGGAATTTTGACAAGAGATTTCTTACAAAGAATTTCTTTAGAAGGAATTCTAATCACGATTTTTATTGTGATTGCCTTTCATATTGGACTAGCGGGAGGAAATGCTTTAAAAGGAAGTACTATGGCATTTTCTGTGCTTTGTTTGGCTAGATTATTTCATGGGTTTAACTACCGAGGAAAACGAAATGTTTTTGCCATAGGATTGCTAAAAAATAAGATGGCAATTGCCGCCTTTTTTATAGGTTTTGTATTATTAAACGGAGTGTTGTTTACTCCGGCTTTGTATAAAACTTTTGGAATTGCAGCTTTAAACTTAGAACAATATCTTATGATTTATGTTCTGGCTTTTTTCCCAACGGTAATTTTACAAATTGTAAAATGGATCAAATATAGATAA
- a CDS encoding EFR1 family ferrodoxin (N-terminal region resembles flavodoxins. C-terminal ferrodoxin region binds two 4Fe-4S clusters.), which yields MKVKKVWAAYFSATGTTEKVVRGLAKSLAKKMQVEFDCFDFTLPDVRKCETPFQEGDVVVFGTPTIAGRVPNVLLKYLATIEGRGALAIPISLYGNRNYDDCLIELRDILAKANFYPIAAGAFIGEHSFSRILGAGRPDEKDMAIVEEFAEKIVNKIATGDKTLIEVKGTPEPYRWYYQPRDRQGNPVDIRKVKPLTNDKCTDCKICAKVCPMGSISFENVREIPGICIKCCACIKKCPENAKYYEDAGYLYHQHELEEGYTRRAEPEYFV from the coding sequence ATGAAAGTGAAGAAAGTATGGGCAGCTTATTTTAGTGCAACGGGAACAACCGAAAAAGTAGTAAGGGGATTAGCAAAGTCTTTAGCAAAAAAGATGCAAGTAGAATTTGATTGTTTTGATTTTACACTTCCTGACGTTAGAAAATGTGAAACACCTTTTCAAGAGGGCGATGTTGTAGTATTTGGAACTCCTACGATTGCCGGAAGAGTCCCAAATGTATTGTTAAAATATTTAGCAACCATAGAAGGAAGAGGAGCTTTGGCAATTCCTATTTCTCTCTATGGAAATCGAAATTATGACGATTGTTTGATAGAACTTCGAGATATTTTAGCAAAGGCTAATTTTTATCCCATTGCAGCAGGAGCTTTTATCGGAGAACATTCTTTTTCTAGAATTTTGGGAGCAGGGAGACCTGATGAAAAAGATATGGCAATTGTGGAAGAATTTGCAGAAAAAATTGTGAATAAAATTGCAACAGGGGATAAAACTTTAATTGAAGTAAAAGGAACACCGGAGCCTTATCGATGGTATTACCAACCAAGAGATCGTCAAGGAAATCCGGTAGATATTCGAAAGGTAAAGCCTTTGACAAACGATAAGTGTACCGATTGTAAAATCTGTGCAAAAGTTTGTCCTATGGGTTCTATTTCTTTTGAAAATGTTCGAGAAATTCCAGGGATTTGTATTAAATGTTGTGCTTGTATTAAAAAATGTCCGGAAAATGCAAAATATTATGAAGATGCGGGATATTTATATCATCAACATGAGTTAGAAGAAGGATATACAAGAAGGGCTGAGCCGGAATATTTTGTATAA
- the bioA gene encoding adenosylmethionine--8-amino-7-oxononanoate transaminase, with protein MKKRSELQEKDLQYIFHPCAQMKDFEENPPLVIQKGEGLYLIDEEGKRYMDCISSWWVNLFGHANRRINQVVMEQINNLEHVIFASFSHKPAIDLAEALVEVLPKGINKFLFADNGSSCIEMALKLSFQYHLQTGNPQKTKFISLENAYHGETIGALGVGDVDIFTQTYRPLIKEGRKVRVPYLDSRKSEEEFQKYEEECIQELRELIESSHHEIACMIVEPMVQGAAGMLMYSANYLRQVRELTKKYNIHLIDDEIAMGFGRTGKMFACEHAGITPDIMCLAKGLSSGYYPIALVCITTDIFNAFYADYKEGKSFLHSHTYSGNPLGCRIAVEVLKIFKEENILAMVQEKGAYLQAKMEKLFEGKDYVKSYRRIGMIGAIEIHEIPGQERVGRKIAALALEKGVLIRPIGNIVYFMPPYIITKEEINTMLQVCKESIEEYLKATKN; from the coding sequence ATGAAGAAACGAAGTGAATTACAAGAAAAAGATCTTCAATACATTTTTCACCCTTGTGCTCAGATGAAAGATTTTGAAGAAAATCCTCCTTTGGTCATTCAAAAAGGAGAAGGATTGTACTTGATAGATGAAGAGGGAAAGAGATACATGGATTGTATCTCCAGCTGGTGGGTAAATTTATTCGGTCATGCGAATCGTCGTATCAATCAAGTGGTAATGGAGCAAATTAACAATTTAGAACACGTTATTTTTGCAAGTTTTTCTCATAAACCTGCCATTGACTTAGCAGAAGCTTTAGTAGAAGTATTGCCAAAGGGAATCAATAAATTCTTATTTGCAGACAATGGTTCTTCTTGTATTGAAATGGCTTTGAAGTTGAGTTTCCAATATCATTTACAAACGGGAAATCCTCAAAAAACGAAATTTATTTCCTTAGAAAATGCCTATCATGGAGAAACCATAGGAGCTTTGGGAGTAGGAGATGTGGATATTTTCACACAAACTTATCGTCCTTTAATCAAAGAGGGAAGAAAGGTCAGAGTTCCTTATCTTGATTCCAGAAAATCGGAAGAAGAATTTCAAAAATATGAAGAAGAATGTATTCAAGAATTAAGAGAGTTGATCGAAAGTTCTCATCATGAAATAGCCTGTATGATTGTGGAACCTATGGTACAAGGTGCTGCAGGAATGTTGATGTACTCAGCTAATTATTTAAGACAGGTACGAGAGTTGACAAAGAAATACAATATTCACTTAATTGATGATGAAATTGCGATGGGCTTTGGGAGAACCGGAAAAATGTTTGCTTGCGAACATGCAGGGATTACTCCGGATATTATGTGTCTAGCAAAGGGCTTATCCAGTGGATATTATCCGATTGCTTTGGTATGTATTACAACGGATATTTTCAATGCTTTTTATGCCGACTACAAAGAAGGAAAATCTTTCTTACATTCTCACACTTATTCCGGAAATCCTTTGGGATGTCGAATTGCTGTGGAAGTTTTAAAAATCTTTAAAGAAGAGAATATTCTAGCTATGGTACAAGAAAAGGGAGCTTATCTTCAAGCGAAGATGGAGAAATTATTTGAAGGAAAGGATTATGTAAAATCTTATCGAAGAATAGGAATGATAGGAGCAATTGAGATTCATGAAATTCCGGGACAAGAACGAGTTGGAAGAAAAATTGCCGCTTTGGCTTTAGAAAAAGGAGTTTTAATTCGACCTATTGGAAATATTGTATATTTTATGCCACCTTATATTATTACAAAAGAAGAAATCAATACTATGTTACAAGTTTGCAAAGAATCTATTGAGGAGTATTTAAAGGCAACGAAAAACTAG
- the bioD gene encoding dethiobiotin synthase, translating to MNTKGYFVIGTDTDIGKTFCSTLLYHGIRDKNGMYYKPVQSGGILKEGKLYAPDVLSLCQFEGMPYREDMVSYVLGPEVSPHLASEIEEKTLDLDKVRSHFQELCKKYDYLIVEGAGGLHVPLIRDKFYIYDLIREFNFPVILVSSAKVGSINHAVLTMESLEKLGIPLHGIIFNRVKNTEESRIYEQDNMNIILQKAPTKNHLVILEGKKEIPQEDLNLFLKGEANEETK from the coding sequence ATGAATACTAAAGGATATTTTGTTATTGGAACAGATACCGATATTGGAAAAACTTTTTGTAGTACCTTGTTATATCATGGAATTAGAGATAAAAATGGAATGTATTATAAGCCGGTGCAGAGTGGAGGGATTTTGAAGGAAGGAAAGTTATATGCTCCGGATGTTCTTTCTCTATGTCAGTTTGAAGGAATGCCTTACCGAGAAGATATGGTGAGTTATGTCTTAGGACCGGAAGTATCGCCCCACTTAGCAAGTGAAATCGAGGAAAAGACTTTAGATTTAGATAAAGTGAGAAGTCATTTTCAAGAACTTTGCAAAAAATATGACTACTTAATCGTAGAAGGAGCAGGAGGATTGCATGTTCCTTTAATTCGAGATAAATTTTATATCTACGATTTAATTCGAGAATTCAACTTTCCTGTAATTTTAGTCAGCAGTGCAAAAGTGGGTTCTATCAATCATGCGGTATTAACCATGGAATCCTTAGAAAAATTAGGAATTCCTCTACATGGAATTATTTTCAATCGAGTGAAGAATACAGAAGAGTCTAGAATATATGAACAAGATAATATGAATATTATTTTACAAAAAGCTCCTACTAAAAACCATTTGGTAATTTTAGAGGGAAAGAAAGAAATTCCGCAAGAAGATTTGAATTTATTTTTGAAGGGAGAGGCAAATGAAGAAACGAAGTGA